In one window of Rhizobium sp. ACO-34A DNA:
- a CDS encoding alpha-glucosidase has product MTSSHSKASNKAHDRTKSGADTADWWRGAVIYQVYPRSFQDTNGDGIGDLKGVTEKLPYIASLGVDAIWLSPFFTSPMADMGYDVSDYCDVDPMFGTLADFDAMMTEAHRLGLKIIIDQVLSHTSDQHPWFKESRSSRDNPKADWFVWADAKPDGTAPTNWLSVFGGPAWEWDGVRKQYYMHNFLASQPDLNFHNAEVRDALLKAMRFWLERGVDGFRLDTVNYYFHDEKLRDNPPHAPDSGDAGLDAPDVNPYGMQNHLYDKTRPENVEFLKSFRALLDEYPDRTSVGEVGDGARSLKTVAAYTAGGDKLHMCYTFDLLGPDFTPSHIRRCVEDFFRSVTDGWVCWAFSNHDVTRHASRFARDEAERAKVAKLAISVLATLRGSICLYQGEELGLPEAELAFEELRDPYGIRFWPAFKGRDGCRTPMPWKGDMANGGFTTASKPWLPVPTEHAALAVDVQDGQQASVLEHYRAMLAFRKTHGALIDGDMQFLDAGDDVLAFIRAKGEERLLFAFNMGRKAHKVALPAGVSVKQVLDLPGYSGTLEKKSLHLAPLDGFCAIL; this is encoded by the coding sequence ATGACCTCAAGTCACAGCAAGGCCTCCAACAAGGCCCATGACAGGACGAAATCCGGCGCTGATACTGCCGACTGGTGGCGCGGGGCTGTGATCTATCAGGTCTATCCGCGGTCCTTTCAGGACACCAATGGCGATGGCATCGGCGACCTCAAGGGGGTAACCGAAAAGCTTCCGTACATTGCCTCGCTCGGCGTCGATGCGATCTGGCTGTCGCCCTTCTTTACCTCGCCGATGGCGGACATGGGCTATGACGTTTCCGATTACTGCGACGTCGACCCGATGTTCGGGACACTCGCCGATTTCGACGCGATGATGACCGAGGCGCACCGGCTGGGCTTAAAGATCATCATCGATCAGGTGTTGTCGCATACGTCCGACCAGCATCCCTGGTTCAAGGAGAGCCGGTCGAGCCGCGACAATCCCAAGGCGGACTGGTTCGTCTGGGCGGATGCCAAGCCCGATGGCACGGCGCCGACCAACTGGCTCTCGGTGTTCGGCGGGCCGGCCTGGGAATGGGATGGCGTGCGCAAGCAGTATTACATGCACAATTTCCTCGCCTCGCAGCCGGATCTGAACTTCCACAATGCCGAGGTGCGCGACGCTCTCCTGAAGGCGATGCGCTTCTGGCTGGAGCGGGGTGTCGACGGCTTCCGGCTGGATACGGTGAACTATTATTTCCATGACGAGAAACTGAGGGATAACCCGCCGCATGCTCCCGATAGCGGCGATGCGGGCCTGGATGCGCCCGACGTCAATCCTTACGGGATGCAGAACCATCTCTATGACAAGACGCGGCCGGAAAACGTTGAATTCCTGAAGAGTTTCCGGGCGTTGCTCGACGAATATCCCGATCGCACCAGCGTTGGTGAAGTGGGCGACGGTGCGCGGTCGCTCAAGACGGTTGCGGCCTACACCGCCGGGGGCGACAAGCTGCACATGTGCTACACGTTCGACCTGCTTGGGCCGGATTTCACGCCGTCCCATATTCGCCGCTGCGTCGAGGATTTCTTCCGCTCGGTGACGGATGGCTGGGTCTGCTGGGCCTTTTCCAACCACGACGTTACCAGGCACGCGAGCCGATTTGCCAGGGATGAGGCGGAGCGCGCCAAGGTGGCGAAGCTGGCTATCAGCGTGCTTGCGACGTTGCGCGGCTCGATCTGCCTCTATCAGGGCGAGGAACTGGGACTGCCGGAGGCCGAGCTTGCCTTTGAGGAACTGCGGGACCCCTATGGCATTCGTTTCTGGCCGGCCTTCAAGGGGCGTGACGGATGCCGCACGCCGATGCCGTGGAAGGGCGATATGGCGAATGGTGGGTTCACCACGGCCTCGAAACCATGGCTGCCTGTGCCGACCGAGCATGCGGCGCTAGCGGTCGACGTGCAGGACGGACAGCAGGCATCGGTGCTTGAGCATTATCGCGCCATGCTCGCCTTCCGAAAGACGCATGGGGCGCTGATCGATGGCGACATGCAGTTCCTCGATGCAGGGGATGACGTTCTGGCCTTCATCCGGGCCAAGGGCGAGGAGCGGTTGCTCTTCGCCTTCAACATGGGCCGGAAGGCCCACAAGGTGGCGTTGCCGGCTGGCGTCTCCGTGAAGCAGGTGTTGGACCTGCCAGGCTACAGCGGTA
- a CDS encoding lactate dehydrogenase gives MSETERLTLAEAEARVTAACRHAGANPPTAASLAHATISAEASGNTSVGLAHLVDYLAALREGRINGSAAPVITSPAPALIRSDADGGIAQLGFDLSFDDLVEKAKSLGIALFAQRNSFTSGELGYYPFRLAERGLMSFAFTTGPALLTVEGASRPLYCTNPMAFAAPAGSYGPLLIDQASSSTAYVNIRGAAERNETIPLGWAVDSQGHPTTDPHEAMRGALLAFGGSRGANIALMVEILASGLSAANWSMDAPSFTEGDQSPGSGLTVIAIAPALLDEDFEMRLAVQLKRLAEEGVHVPGITKAKRMKTAASAGIIVGKSLMARIDDRVAHRG, from the coding sequence ATGAGCGAAACCGAAAGACTGACGCTTGCAGAAGCGGAAGCCCGCGTGACAGCTGCCTGTCGCCACGCCGGCGCAAATCCCCCCACAGCCGCTTCACTTGCCCACGCCACGATATCGGCCGAGGCCAGTGGCAATACCTCGGTTGGGCTGGCTCATCTGGTCGATTATCTTGCAGCCCTGCGGGAGGGCAGGATCAACGGCAGTGCAGCACCCGTCATCACATCGCCCGCCCCCGCCCTCATCCGTTCGGATGCCGATGGCGGCATTGCCCAGCTCGGCTTCGACCTCTCATTCGACGATCTGGTTGAAAAGGCGAAAAGCCTTGGCATTGCCCTCTTTGCCCAGCGCAACAGCTTCACCTCGGGAGAACTCGGCTACTATCCGTTCCGGCTGGCGGAGCGAGGCCTCATGTCCTTCGCCTTCACCACCGGCCCCGCCCTGTTGACGGTGGAAGGCGCGTCGCGGCCGCTTTACTGCACCAACCCGATGGCCTTTGCCGCGCCCGCCGGCTCTTATGGTCCGCTCCTGATCGATCAGGCGTCGAGCAGTACGGCTTACGTCAATATCCGCGGCGCCGCCGAGCGCAACGAAACCATTCCGCTTGGTTGGGCGGTCGATAGCCAGGGGCATCCGACCACAGATCCGCATGAGGCGATGCGCGGCGCGCTTCTGGCCTTCGGCGGATCGCGCGGCGCCAATATCGCGCTGATGGTCGAAATTCTGGCCTCCGGCCTCTCCGCCGCCAACTGGTCGATGGACGCGCCGTCTTTCACCGAAGGCGACCAGAGCCCCGGCTCGGGCCTCACCGTCATCGCCATCGCCCCCGCCCTTCTGGACGAGGATTTCGAAATGCGCCTCGCCGTCCAGTTGAAGCGGCTGGCGGAAGAAGGCGTGCATGTGCCGGGTATTACCAAGGCGAAACGGATGAAGACTGCGGCATCCGCAGGCATCATTGTCGGCAAATCCCTCATGGCCCGCATAGACGACCGCGTGGCCCACCGCGGCTGA
- a CDS encoding alpha-mannosyltransferase, with translation MPRLTIVTDAWHPQVNGVVRSIENTNRELAVMGVEVSMLTPQPFPSIPMPTYPEIRLSLARYTQVARFIEDQKPDYMHIATEGPLGLWARRWCLRHHMPFSTSYHTRFPEYVAARAPIPVSWLYAYVRWFHNRGGACMVATESLRRELSEKGLNNLCLWSRGIDTTLFRPRSRQENPMGLPRPIFMTVGRVAVEKNLPAFLDLDLPGSKVVVGDGPARAELEAHYPRVHFTGLKTGEDLAETYAQADVFVFPSKTDTFGNTILEAMASGVPVAAFPVTGPVDIIPADSGAGVLDDNLQNACLKALDCSRDKARSLAETFSWQSATTQFLDNVIEAKTQARRKLLPLRQPGRQIGA, from the coding sequence ATGCCCAGACTGACCATCGTGACCGATGCCTGGCATCCGCAGGTGAACGGAGTGGTACGTTCCATCGAGAACACCAACCGCGAACTGGCGGTAATGGGGGTCGAGGTGTCGATGCTCACGCCGCAACCGTTTCCCAGCATCCCGATGCCGACCTATCCGGAAATCCGTCTGTCTCTCGCCCGCTATACCCAGGTCGCGCGCTTCATCGAGGACCAGAAACCGGATTACATGCATATCGCGACCGAAGGCCCGCTCGGCCTCTGGGCACGCCGCTGGTGCCTGAGGCATCACATGCCCTTCTCGACCAGCTATCACACCCGCTTTCCCGAATATGTCGCGGCCCGCGCGCCGATCCCGGTGTCCTGGCTCTATGCCTATGTCCGTTGGTTCCACAATCGCGGCGGCGCCTGCATGGTCGCCACCGAGAGCCTGCGCCGCGAACTCTCGGAAAAGGGCCTGAACAACCTCTGCCTCTGGAGCCGCGGCATCGACACCACGCTTTTCCGTCCACGCTCGCGGCAGGAAAACCCCATGGGCCTGCCGCGTCCGATCTTCATGACGGTCGGCCGCGTGGCGGTGGAAAAGAACCTGCCGGCCTTCCTCGATCTCGACCTGCCGGGTTCAAAGGTGGTGGTGGGCGATGGCCCTGCCCGCGCCGAACTGGAAGCCCATTATCCGCGCGTGCATTTCACCGGTCTGAAGACCGGCGAGGATCTTGCCGAAACCTATGCGCAGGCCGACGTCTTCGTCTTTCCCTCGAAGACCGACACCTTCGGCAACACCATCCTTGAAGCCATGGCCTCCGGCGTTCCGGTCGCAGCCTTCCCCGTTACCGGTCCGGTCGATATCATTCCGGCGGACAGCGGAGCGGGCGTGCTGGACGACAACCTGCAGAATGCCTGCCTGAAGGCGCTGGACTGTTCGCGGGACAAGGCACGCTCGCTCGCTGAAACCTTCTCGTGGCAATCAGCCACGACCCAGTTTCTCGACAACGTCATCGAGGCGAAGACACAGGCGCGGCGCAAGCTGCTGCCGCTGCGCCAGCCCGGGCGCCAGATCGGCGCGTAG
- a CDS encoding ribosome biogenesis GTPase Der, whose product MSFTVAIVGRPNVGKSTLFNRLVGKKLALVDDTPGVTRDRRPGDAKLIDLRFTIIDTAGLEETGPDTLEGRMRAQTEAAIDEADLTLFVVDAKSGLTPLDKTFGELLRRSGKPVVLVANKSEARGSDGGFYDAFTLGLGEPCPISAEHGQGMIDLRDAIVAAIGEERAFPEEIDEAVTNVSVAPGSLEEGDDEEEPDYDETKPLRVAIVGRPNAGKSTLINRFLGEDRLLTGPEAGITRDSISVEWDWRGRTIKMFDTAGMRRKAKVQEKLEKLSVADALRAIRFAETVVIVFDATIPFEKQDLQIADLVLREGRAAVLAFNKWDLVEDPQAVLADLREKTERLLPQARGIRAVPISGQTGYGLDKLMQNIIDTDRVWNRRISTAKLNRWLEHQQIQHPPPAVSGRRIKLKYMTQVKARPPAFMVSCTRADALPESYVRYLTNGLRNDFQLPGVPIRIHFKASDNPFENRKKKR is encoded by the coding sequence ATGAGCTTCACCGTCGCCATTGTCGGCCGTCCGAATGTCGGCAAGTCCACGCTTTTCAACCGTCTGGTCGGAAAGAAGCTGGCGCTTGTCGACGATACGCCCGGCGTGACGCGCGATCGCCGGCCGGGCGACGCCAAGCTCATCGATTTGCGCTTCACGATCATCGATACCGCCGGTCTTGAAGAGACCGGTCCCGACACGCTCGAAGGCCGCATGCGCGCGCAGACCGAGGCGGCCATCGACGAAGCGGACCTGACGCTGTTCGTGGTCGATGCCAAGTCCGGCCTGACGCCGCTCGACAAGACGTTCGGTGAACTCCTGCGCCGCAGCGGTAAGCCTGTTGTTCTCGTTGCCAACAAGTCCGAAGCCCGCGGCTCTGACGGCGGCTTCTATGACGCCTTCACGCTCGGCCTCGGCGAGCCTTGCCCGATTTCGGCCGAACATGGCCAGGGCATGATCGACCTGCGCGACGCCATCGTTGCCGCGATCGGCGAAGAGCGCGCTTTCCCCGAGGAAATCGACGAGGCGGTGACCAATGTCTCCGTCGCGCCGGGCAGCCTTGAAGAGGGCGACGACGAGGAAGAGCCTGATTATGACGAGACCAAGCCGCTGCGCGTGGCGATCGTCGGTCGCCCGAATGCCGGCAAGTCGACGCTGATCAACCGGTTCCTCGGCGAGGATCGTCTGCTGACCGGCCCTGAGGCTGGTATCACCCGCGACAGCATTTCCGTCGAATGGGACTGGCGCGGCCGCACGATCAAGATGTTCGATACCGCCGGCATGCGGCGCAAGGCGAAGGTGCAGGAAAAGCTGGAAAAGCTCTCCGTTGCCGATGCGTTGCGCGCCATCCGCTTTGCCGAAACGGTGGTGATCGTGTTCGACGCCACCATTCCCTTTGAAAAGCAGGACCTGCAGATCGCCGATCTGGTGCTGCGCGAAGGCCGCGCCGCCGTGCTCGCCTTCAACAAGTGGGATCTGGTCGAAGATCCGCAGGCGGTGCTTGCCGACCTTCGCGAGAAGACCGAGCGCCTGCTGCCGCAGGCCCGCGGCATCCGCGCCGTGCCGATTTCCGGCCAGACCGGCTACGGTCTCGACAAGCTGATGCAGAACATCATCGACACCGACCGCGTGTGGAACCGTCGCATATCGACCGCCAAGCTCAACCGCTGGCTGGAGCATCAGCAGATCCAGCATCCGCCACCGGCCGTTTCCGGCCGGCGTATCAAGCTCAAGTACATGACGCAGGTGAAGGCCCGTCCGCCGGCCTTCATGGTTTCCTGCACGCGCGCCGATGCGCTGCCGGAATCCTATGTGCGCTACCTGACCAACGGCCTGCGCAATGATTTCCAGTTGCCCGGCGTGCCGATCCGCATCCACTTCAAAGCATCGGACAACCCGTTCGAGAACCGCAAGAAGAAGCGCTGA
- a CDS encoding NnrU family protein, producing MAILILGIILFLGLHLLRVVAPDFRAGMVDKFGENGWKGIYSIVSIVSIVVLIYGWASSPTINLWFPPVGMSHLTVTLMLFAMICLAAAELPAGHIATKTKHPMILGIKIWAFSHLLANGDLASVLLFGSFLAWGVILRIALKRRERAGLITPRPFVSAKYDLIAIGVGALIWALFIWKLHFWLIGVAPIPM from the coding sequence ATGGCAATCCTGATTCTCGGGATCATCCTGTTTCTTGGCCTGCATCTGCTCCGGGTGGTCGCCCCGGATTTCAGAGCGGGAATGGTCGACAAGTTCGGCGAAAATGGCTGGAAAGGCATCTATTCCATCGTCAGCATCGTTTCGATCGTCGTGCTGATCTATGGCTGGGCAAGCTCGCCCACGATCAATCTCTGGTTCCCGCCGGTGGGCATGTCGCATCTCACCGTGACGCTGATGCTGTTTGCGATGATCTGTCTTGCCGCCGCGGAACTTCCCGCGGGCCATATCGCGACGAAGACCAAGCATCCGATGATTCTCGGCATCAAGATCTGGGCCTTCTCCCATCTGCTCGCCAATGGCGACCTGGCATCCGTGCTGCTGTTCGGTTCCTTCCTCGCCTGGGGCGTCATCCTGCGCATCGCGCTGAAGCGCCGCGAGCGGGCTGGCCTCATCACGCCGCGTCCGTTTGTTTCGGCAAAGTACGACCTGATTGCCATCGGCGTGGGTGCGCTGATCTGGGCGCTGTTCATCTGGAAGCTCCACTTCTGGCTGATCGGGGTGGCTCCCATTCCGATGTAA
- a CDS encoding polysaccharide deacetylase yields the protein MLRSSAILSLAFFLPLPLMAEPLQEAGQTADQTTPITQEQAAPAPEKPKQLLLISFDGAHDNALWTKSRDIARRANNAHFTYFLSCTTLIPRSASKGYQAPGKKAGRSNVGFAPTVEDVTTRLDNLWNAHLEGHEIGSHVCGHFDGKDWSKADWLSEFSTFRTTLANAWKANGVGDKEPQGWQDFAAHGIKGVRAPYLSAPDSLVEAEKAFGFTFDASLVTKGPALPKQDDSVTRFGLPLIPEGPQSRRIIGMDYNLFVRHSAGIDNPSRSGEFEERTYAAFKAAFEDQYNGERIPVQFGFHFVEMNAGAYWRAMERLVTDVCHRTDVACVSYSEAMDILAKRQAPPRS from the coding sequence ATGCTTCGTTCGTCCGCCATCCTTTCGCTCGCCTTTTTCCTGCCTCTGCCGCTGATGGCCGAGCCGCTTCAGGAGGCCGGCCAGACGGCAGACCAGACGACCCCGATCACGCAGGAACAGGCGGCACCCGCACCGGAAAAGCCGAAACAGCTGCTGCTGATCTCTTTCGACGGCGCCCATGACAACGCGCTGTGGACCAAGAGCCGCGACATCGCGCGCCGCGCCAACAACGCCCATTTCACCTACTTCCTCTCCTGCACCACGCTCATTCCGCGCTCTGCCTCCAAGGGCTATCAGGCACCGGGCAAGAAGGCCGGCCGCTCCAATGTCGGCTTCGCGCCGACCGTGGAAGACGTGACGACCCGGCTCGACAATCTGTGGAATGCTCACCTTGAAGGCCACGAGATAGGCAGCCATGTCTGCGGCCACTTCGATGGCAAGGACTGGTCGAAGGCCGACTGGCTTTCGGAATTTTCCACCTTCCGTACCACGCTCGCCAACGCATGGAAGGCGAATGGCGTTGGGGACAAGGAGCCCCAGGGCTGGCAGGATTTCGCTGCCCACGGCATCAAGGGCGTCCGCGCGCCCTATCTTTCCGCCCCGGACAGCCTCGTCGAAGCCGAGAAGGCCTTCGGCTTCACCTTCGATGCGAGCCTCGTGACCAAGGGTCCGGCTCTGCCCAAACAGGACGACTCGGTCACCCGCTTCGGCCTGCCGCTCATTCCGGAGGGACCGCAGAGCCGCCGCATCATCGGCATGGACTACAATCTCTTCGTTCGCCACTCCGCCGGCATCGACAATCCCTCGCGCTCCGGGGAATTCGAGGAACGCACCTACGCAGCCTTCAAGGCGGCCTTCGAAGACCAGTACAATGGCGAACGCATCCCGGTTCAGTTCGGCTTCCATTTCGTCGAGATGAATGCCGGTGCCTACTGGCGCGCCATGGAACGGCTGGTCACCGATGTCTGTCATCGGACGGATGTCGCCTGTGTCAGCTATTCGGAAGCGATGGATATCCTGGCGAAGCGTCAGGCGCCGCCCCGGTCCTGA